In a single window of the Pedococcus dokdonensis genome:
- the sepH gene encoding septation protein SepH gives MRDLRLIGVQEDGQHLLLSDADGERFRVQLDEPLRAAARRDRPRLGQLQIEIDGGMRPREVQALIRGGLSAEEVAERSGWPVEKVRRYEGPILAEREYVAGLARAVRLRGRSAGGASTPTLSARVSQRLSGRGVDPATAEWDSARGTEGDWTVIVTFAAGGRERQARWSFDVQARTVAAADDEARWLSEEDAVGTSSPLPAPHLVSAPVRSTTVYDVEAEGGVGSARRAAPRATGASSGSGEEPLDLMSAMRERASHRGRPRRRKSPPTQTPGDEAPREDALPLERLAYDPESMPPPPAARGQHPLDDGLDDDLDVDRPDDRGSNTEPPTDHPQDQHDDDQHDDDQHDDDRHDDDPHDDHHDDQNDDHHDVLPAAPASADDLAEARRAPEDADDASDRPDGEREPTAARPAAKKSGRRSVPSWDDVMFGARPRD, from the coding sequence ATGCGGGATTTGCGGCTGATCGGGGTCCAGGAGGACGGCCAGCACCTGCTCCTGTCCGATGCCGACGGGGAGCGGTTCCGGGTCCAGCTCGACGAGCCGCTGCGCGCGGCTGCCCGCCGTGACCGGCCCAGGCTGGGGCAGCTGCAGATCGAGATCGACGGTGGCATGCGACCTCGCGAGGTGCAGGCGCTGATCCGCGGTGGCCTCTCCGCCGAGGAGGTCGCCGAGCGGTCCGGGTGGCCGGTCGAGAAGGTGCGCCGCTACGAGGGTCCGATCCTCGCCGAGCGTGAGTATGTCGCCGGGCTGGCCCGCGCGGTGCGGTTGCGCGGGCGGTCGGCGGGCGGCGCCAGCACGCCGACCCTGTCGGCGCGCGTCAGCCAGCGGCTCTCCGGTCGCGGGGTGGACCCCGCGACCGCCGAGTGGGACTCGGCCCGCGGCACGGAGGGTGACTGGACCGTCATCGTCACCTTCGCGGCCGGCGGTCGGGAGCGCCAGGCTCGCTGGTCCTTCGACGTGCAGGCGCGCACCGTCGCCGCCGCCGACGACGAGGCCCGCTGGCTCAGCGAGGAGGACGCCGTCGGCACGAGCTCGCCGCTGCCCGCGCCGCACCTGGTCTCCGCCCCGGTGCGGTCGACCACCGTCTACGACGTGGAGGCCGAGGGTGGGGTCGGCTCCGCGCGCCGCGCCGCCCCCCGTGCCACCGGCGCCTCGAGCGGCTCCGGTGAGGAACCGCTCGACCTCATGTCGGCCATGCGTGAGCGGGCCTCCCACCGCGGGCGTCCCCGCCGCCGCAAGAGCCCGCCCACCCAGACCCCCGGTGACGAGGCGCCGCGCGAGGACGCGCTGCCGCTGGAGCGCCTGGCCTACGACCCCGAGTCGATGCCGCCGCCCCCGGCCGCGCGCGGCCAGCACCCGCTGGACGACGGCCTGGACGACGACCTGGACGTCGACCGACCCGACGACCGGGGCAGCAACACCGAGCCCCCGACCGACCACCCGCAGGACCAGCACGACGACGACCAGCACGACGACGACCAGCACGACGACGACCGGCACGACGACGACCCCCACGACGACCACCACGACGACCAGAACGACGACCACCACGACGTGCTCCCGGCGGCTCCTGCGTCCGCGGACGACCTGGCCGAGGCGCGGCGGGCACCGGAGGACGCCGACGACGCGTCCGACCGACCCGACGGGGAGCGCGAGCCGACGGCGGCCCGTCCTGCCGCCAAGAAGTCCGGCCGACGCAGCGTCCCCAGCTGGGACGACGTCATGTTCGGGGCCCGGCCCCGCGACTGA
- a CDS encoding ferrochelatase: MSTDEQPLAPYDGILLLSFGGPEKPEDVLPFLRTVTAGKNIPDERLEQVGEHYYGFGGRSPINDQNRALIAALRAELDRREIDTPVIWGNRNFTPFTAEALAEAGQRGMRRLVTVVTSAYSSYSSCRQYREDLAAASESVAAGGTVIEIDKVRPYSNHPGFARTNTRLVTEAVRGVLREGVDPGAVRLLFVTHSIPTAMDDTSGPGDEDGNAYARQHLALGAAITDEVNATLDTDLGGELVFCSRSGPPSQPWLEPDVNDRLEELAADGAAVVVCAPIGFVSDHMEVVYDLDTEAAATAQRLGLRLVRVPTVGVDPEFVSGLVDLVLERAAQARGEDPPVPAWPGPAAMPSVCAPGCCPNLREARPALCGRD; encoded by the coding sequence ATGAGCACCGACGAGCAACCGCTCGCCCCCTACGACGGCATCCTCCTGCTCTCCTTCGGCGGGCCGGAGAAACCCGAGGACGTGCTGCCGTTCCTGCGGACCGTCACGGCCGGGAAGAACATCCCGGACGAGCGCCTGGAGCAGGTGGGGGAGCACTACTACGGGTTCGGCGGCCGCAGCCCGATCAACGACCAGAACCGCGCCCTCATCGCCGCCCTGCGTGCCGAGCTCGACCGCCGCGAGATCGACACCCCGGTGATCTGGGGCAACCGCAACTTCACCCCCTTCACCGCCGAGGCGCTCGCCGAGGCCGGACAGCGCGGGATGCGTCGCCTGGTCACCGTGGTGACCAGCGCCTACTCGTCCTACTCGTCGTGCCGCCAGTACCGCGAGGACCTGGCCGCCGCGAGCGAGTCGGTGGCGGCCGGTGGCACCGTCATCGAGATCGACAAGGTGCGCCCCTACTCCAACCACCCGGGGTTCGCCCGCACCAACACCCGCCTGGTCACCGAGGCCGTGCGCGGGGTGCTGCGTGAAGGCGTCGACCCCGGCGCCGTCCGCCTGCTGTTCGTGACGCACTCGATCCCGACGGCGATGGACGACACGTCGGGTCCGGGCGACGAGGACGGCAACGCCTACGCGCGCCAGCACCTGGCCCTCGGTGCCGCCATCACCGACGAGGTCAACGCGACGCTCGACACCGACCTCGGCGGTGAGCTGGTCTTCTGCTCCCGCTCCGGACCGCCCTCCCAGCCCTGGCTCGAGCCGGACGTCAACGACCGGCTCGAGGAGCTCGCCGCTGACGGTGCGGCAGTGGTGGTGTGCGCCCCGATCGGGTTCGTCTCCGACCACATGGAGGTCGTCTACGACCTCGACACCGAGGCAGCCGCGACGGCGCAGCGACTGGGACTGCGGCTCGTGCGCGTGCCCACGGTGGGGGTCGACCCCGAGTTCGTCTCGGGACTGGTCGACCTGGTCCTCGAGCGCGCCGCCCAGGCCCGGGGCGAGGACCCTCCCGTGCCGGCGTGGCCCGGCCCGGCCGCCATGCCGTCCGTCTGCGCTCCCGGGTGCTGCCCCAACCTCCGCGAGGCCAGGCCGGCCCTCTGCGGGCGGGACTGA
- a CDS encoding alkaline phosphatase family protein: MPHEGLLPPRYDDSGLAGVLPAVAASLGVTRYAGTGHLPLPEARRAVVVLVDGLGYELIRRRGGHAPFLRSLLPAARRITAGFPATTATSMGTFGTGLPPGSHGLLGYEVLVPGEDRLVNELSWEDGPDPLAWQPQQTVFEAAEAAGVSVTRVGPGFFDGSGLTRAALRGGRFRAADTLADRVDAALAAVRAGARSLVYLYWGDLDKVGHVHGCQSWEWGDELEAIDAELARLVRSVPGDTAVHVTADHGMVDAPHALRIDLAHDAELAAGVRHVGGEPRALQLYCEDGAASDVVQTWTERVGERAWIRTRDQATREGWFGPVSEVNRPRIGDLVVAMRENFAIVDSRRARPQLLALLGLHGSLTPEESAVPWFHVPARENA; this comes from the coding sequence ATGCCGCACGAGGGACTGCTCCCGCCTCGCTACGACGACTCCGGCCTTGCCGGGGTGCTGCCGGCCGTCGCCGCCAGCCTGGGGGTGACGAGGTATGCCGGCACCGGCCACCTCCCGCTGCCCGAGGCCAGGCGCGCCGTGGTCGTGCTCGTCGACGGGCTGGGTTACGAGCTGATCCGGCGCCGGGGTGGCCACGCGCCCTTCCTGCGCTCGCTGTTGCCGGCCGCCCGCAGGATCACCGCCGGGTTCCCCGCCACGACGGCCACCTCGATGGGTACCTTCGGCACCGGGCTGCCGCCCGGCTCGCACGGCCTCCTGGGGTATGAGGTGCTGGTGCCCGGCGAGGACCGACTGGTCAACGAGCTCTCCTGGGAGGACGGGCCCGACCCGCTCGCGTGGCAGCCGCAGCAGACCGTGTTCGAGGCGGCCGAGGCGGCCGGAGTCTCCGTCACCCGCGTCGGCCCGGGGTTCTTCGACGGGTCCGGCCTGACCCGGGCGGCCCTGCGGGGCGGGCGGTTTCGAGCGGCGGACACCCTCGCCGACCGCGTCGATGCCGCCCTGGCGGCGGTGCGGGCAGGAGCCCGCTCGCTGGTCTACCTCTATTGGGGCGACCTCGACAAGGTCGGCCACGTGCACGGCTGCCAGTCATGGGAATGGGGTGACGAGCTCGAGGCGATCGACGCCGAGCTCGCCCGGCTGGTCCGCTCGGTGCCGGGTGACACCGCGGTGCACGTGACCGCAGACCACGGCATGGTGGACGCGCCGCACGCCCTGCGGATCGACCTCGCCCACGACGCCGAGCTGGCGGCGGGGGTCCGCCATGTCGGCGGCGAACCCCGCGCCCTGCAGCTGTACTGCGAGGACGGCGCGGCCTCCGACGTCGTCCAGACCTGGACCGAGCGGGTGGGGGAGCGGGCCTGGATCCGCACCCGGGACCAGGCCACCCGGGAGGGCTGGTTCGGGCCGGTGAGCGAGGTCAACCGGCCGCGGATCGGCGACCTCGTCGTGGCCATGCGCGAGAACTTCGCCATCGTCGACTCGCGGCGCGCGCGTCCACAGCTGCTGGCGCTGCTGGGGCTGCACGGTTCGTTGACGCCCGAGGAGTCCGCCGTGCCGTGGTTCCACGTCCCGGCCCGGGAGAACGCCTAG
- a CDS encoding DUF5998 family protein: MGSTSSHSTPRSAAAPLSQLPVDLTKAIERAGYYPALVADVVRAALGTEEVVSHLVHQETTFDHDVVRRHITVLALTGSRLVIAHADDHTDERPGHEDVATATTESVPLSAVRGVMITHVVARPEEYEPGSLGREITLTLGWGAVSRIDLMPASCADPDCDADHGYEGSVASDDISLRISADAEGEAALQHALAFARELSASIGS, encoded by the coding sequence ATGGGCTCCACCTCCTCGCACAGCACACCGCGGAGTGCTGCCGCCCCCCTCAGCCAGCTGCCGGTCGACCTGACCAAGGCGATCGAGCGAGCCGGCTACTACCCGGCCCTGGTCGCCGACGTCGTGCGGGCCGCCCTCGGCACCGAGGAGGTCGTCTCGCACCTGGTGCACCAGGAGACCACCTTCGACCACGACGTCGTGCGTCGTCACATCACCGTGCTGGCCCTCACCGGGTCACGCCTGGTCATCGCGCACGCCGACGACCACACCGACGAGCGGCCCGGTCACGAGGACGTCGCCACGGCCACGACCGAGAGCGTCCCGCTGTCGGCGGTGCGCGGGGTGATGATCACCCACGTGGTGGCCCGTCCCGAGGAGTACGAGCCGGGGTCGCTGGGGCGCGAGATCACCCTCACCCTGGGCTGGGGTGCGGTCAGCCGGATCGACCTGATGCCGGCGTCGTGTGCGGACCCCGACTGCGACGCCGACCACGGCTACGAGGGCAGCGTCGCGTCCGACGACATCTCGTTGCGCATCAGTGCCGACGCCGAGGGCGAGGCCGCGCTGCAGCACGCCCTGGCGTTCGCGCGGGAGCTCTCGGCGAGCATCGGCAGCTGA
- a CDS encoding bifunctional acetate--CoA ligase family protein/GNAT family N-acetyltransferase — translation MSEAPAPPAGYPAQWEADVVLRDGSVAHLRPITPGDVDAVHRFHAGQSAESIYMRFFAPLRQLSDRDVTRFTNVDYHDRVALVATVRGDIIGIGRYDRVTPTSAEVAFNISDSYQGRGIGSVLLEHLAVIAWESGVEEFTAEVLPQNRKMISVFSDAGYEVSRRFEDGVVSLTFQIRPTERSEAVRLSREHRAESVSMHSVLFPDSIAVVGASRRSDSIGHHILSNILAADFNGAVHAVNREAMEVLGLPAHARVSEIPDDVDLAVVAVPAEEVLEVVADCAEAGVRTLLVVSAGFAESGPEGEELQSRLLAAARESGMRVLGPNSFGVINNDPAVRLNASLAPELPPPGRLGLFAQSGALGIAVLASAARRGLGISVFASAGNRVDVSGNDFMQYWIDDDGTDAVGLYLESMGNPRKFSRIARRLASTKPVIVVKSGVSSYGVPPGHRARPTRVRPEAFDAMLRQAGVIRVENVHQMFDVAQLVAHQPLPQGNRVAIVGNSDALGALSAEACVSWGLQVAHGPVSLPSDATGERFAEALADAFADPDVDSVLTCFIPPLVTLDEDVATAVRDAAMKHEKPCLTTFLGMRGVLERLSGTTDDGRTVVVPAYAMPEDAVRALAAATRYAEWRARDRGIPVLPAGIDREAAETLVERILEESPEGRRLTLQEVTELLGSYGIEVWGSVPVRTADEAVAAAQAIGYPVVIKSVAPLMRHSPGLSGIRVDLRSEAQLREAFEGLNERLAPMSANSFVIQRMATPGVACVVRSDEDPLFGPVVSFSIAGPPTELLGDIGHRIPPLTDVDVSDLISSVKASPMLHGHRGAAPVHRAALADLIARVSVLADNLPEVASLVLNPVNAHVGGVDVLGAEVTLAPTPRRTDPGRRTLT, via the coding sequence ATGAGTGAGGCCCCGGCGCCCCCCGCCGGCTACCCGGCCCAGTGGGAGGCCGACGTCGTCCTGCGCGACGGCTCGGTGGCCCACCTGCGACCGATCACCCCCGGCGACGTGGACGCAGTGCACCGGTTCCACGCGGGCCAGTCCGCCGAGTCGATCTACATGCGGTTCTTCGCGCCGCTGCGCCAGCTCAGCGACCGCGACGTCACGCGGTTCACGAACGTCGACTACCACGACCGGGTGGCGCTGGTGGCGACGGTGCGCGGCGACATCATCGGGATCGGCCGCTACGACCGCGTCACCCCGACCAGCGCTGAGGTGGCGTTCAACATCTCCGACAGCTACCAGGGCCGCGGCATCGGCTCCGTGCTGCTCGAGCACCTCGCGGTCATCGCCTGGGAGTCCGGTGTCGAGGAGTTCACCGCGGAGGTGCTGCCGCAGAACCGCAAGATGATCTCGGTCTTCTCCGACGCCGGCTACGAGGTGAGCCGGCGGTTCGAGGACGGCGTGGTGTCGCTGACCTTCCAGATCCGGCCCACCGAGCGTTCCGAGGCGGTGCGGCTGTCGCGCGAGCACCGGGCCGAGTCGGTCAGCATGCACTCGGTGCTCTTCCCGGACTCGATCGCCGTCGTGGGGGCCAGCCGCCGGTCTGACTCGATCGGCCACCACATCCTGTCCAACATCCTGGCCGCCGACTTCAACGGCGCCGTGCACGCCGTCAACCGGGAGGCCATGGAGGTGCTGGGACTCCCGGCGCACGCACGGGTCTCGGAGATCCCCGACGACGTCGACCTGGCCGTGGTGGCGGTGCCGGCCGAAGAGGTCCTCGAGGTAGTGGCCGACTGTGCCGAGGCGGGGGTCAGGACCCTCCTCGTGGTCAGTGCGGGGTTCGCCGAGTCGGGGCCCGAGGGTGAGGAGCTGCAGTCCAGGCTGCTGGCCGCCGCCCGCGAGTCGGGCATGCGGGTCCTCGGGCCCAACTCGTTCGGCGTCATCAACAACGACCCTGCGGTGCGCCTCAACGCCTCCCTCGCGCCCGAGCTGCCCCCGCCGGGACGGCTCGGCCTGTTCGCCCAGAGTGGCGCCCTCGGGATCGCCGTGCTCGCCTCGGCCGCGCGACGGGGCCTTGGCATCTCGGTGTTCGCGTCGGCCGGCAACCGGGTCGACGTCTCGGGCAACGACTTCATGCAGTACTGGATCGACGACGACGGCACCGACGCGGTCGGCCTCTACCTCGAGTCGATGGGCAACCCGCGCAAGTTCTCCCGCATCGCCCGCCGCCTGGCGTCGACCAAGCCGGTCATCGTCGTGAAGTCAGGGGTGTCGTCCTACGGCGTCCCGCCGGGGCACCGCGCCCGCCCGACGAGGGTGCGGCCCGAGGCGTTCGACGCGATGCTTCGGCAGGCGGGTGTGATCCGCGTCGAGAACGTCCACCAGATGTTCGACGTGGCGCAGCTCGTGGCCCACCAGCCGCTGCCGCAGGGCAACCGGGTGGCGATCGTCGGCAACTCCGACGCCCTCGGCGCGTTGAGCGCGGAGGCCTGTGTCAGCTGGGGACTGCAGGTCGCGCACGGTCCGGTGTCGCTGCCGAGCGACGCCACGGGCGAGCGGTTCGCCGAAGCCTTGGCCGACGCGTTCGCCGACCCCGACGTCGACAGCGTCCTCACCTGCTTCATCCCTCCTCTGGTCACGCTCGACGAGGACGTCGCCACCGCGGTCCGCGACGCCGCGATGAAGCACGAAAAGCCCTGTCTGACAACGTTTCTCGGCATGCGGGGAGTCCTGGAGCGGCTGTCCGGCACCACGGACGACGGGCGCACCGTGGTGGTCCCCGCCTATGCCATGCCCGAGGACGCCGTCCGCGCCCTGGCCGCCGCGACGAGGTATGCCGAGTGGCGGGCTCGCGACCGCGGCATACCGGTGCTCCCGGCCGGCATCGACCGGGAGGCGGCCGAGACCCTCGTCGAGCGGATCCTGGAGGAGTCGCCCGAAGGGCGCCGGCTCACCCTCCAGGAGGTCACCGAGCTGCTCGGCAGCTACGGCATCGAGGTGTGGGGCAGCGTCCCCGTGCGGACCGCCGATGAGGCGGTCGCCGCAGCGCAGGCGATCGGCTACCCGGTGGTCATCAAGTCGGTGGCGCCGCTGATGCGGCACTCACCCGGTCTGAGCGGGATCCGTGTGGACCTGCGCTCCGAGGCCCAGCTGCGAGAGGCCTTCGAGGGGCTGAACGAGCGGCTGGCGCCGATGTCGGCCAACTCGTTCGTCATCCAGCGGATGGCCACGCCCGGGGTGGCCTGCGTCGTGCGCTCCGACGAGGACCCCTTGTTCGGTCCGGTGGTCTCGTTCAGCATCGCCGGGCCGCCGACCGAGCTGCTCGGCGACATCGGCCACCGGATCCCGCCGCTGACCGATGTGGACGTCTCCGACCTGATCTCGTCGGTGAAGGCCTCGCCCATGCTGCACGGGCACCGTGGAGCGGCGCCGGTGCACCGGGCCGCGCTCGCCGACCTCATCGCCCGCGTCTCGGTGCTGGCAGACAACCTGCCCGAGGTCGCGAGCCTCGTGCTCAACCCGGTGAACGCGCACGTCGGGGGTGTCGACGTGCTCGGTGCCGAGGTCACGCTGGCCCCGACCCCGCGTCGCACCGACCCCGGTCGCCGCACGCTGACCTAG
- a CDS encoding trimeric intracellular cation channel family protein has protein sequence MLTFDAHLQLALDLVGVFAFALSGGLVAVKKRLDLFGVLVLSGAAALGGGVIRDVLIGALPPVGISDWRLLTCALVAGLVTFLYHPGVERISRFVRVLDAAGLAVFAVGGSLKALGAGMDPLTSVFVGGITAVGGGIIRDVLAGQVPEVLRREMYALPALLGAILIVTAHHYDQVNPFTIWGCVGLVFAMRMVAVVLDVHAPKPLRTGDLT, from the coding sequence ATGCTCACCTTCGACGCCCACCTGCAGCTGGCACTCGACCTCGTCGGCGTGTTCGCCTTCGCGTTGTCGGGTGGGCTGGTCGCCGTGAAGAAGCGGCTGGACCTGTTCGGGGTGCTCGTCCTGTCCGGCGCCGCGGCGCTCGGCGGAGGCGTGATCCGCGACGTGCTGATCGGCGCGCTCCCTCCGGTCGGCATCTCCGACTGGCGGCTCCTGACCTGTGCCCTCGTCGCCGGGCTGGTGACCTTCCTCTACCACCCCGGCGTCGAGCGGATCTCGCGCTTCGTGCGGGTGCTCGACGCAGCCGGGCTCGCGGTCTTCGCGGTCGGCGGGTCGCTCAAGGCGCTCGGCGCCGGCATGGACCCCCTCACGTCGGTCTTCGTCGGAGGGATCACCGCGGTCGGCGGAGGGATCATCCGCGACGTGCTCGCCGGCCAGGTGCCCGAGGTGCTGCGTCGCGAGATGTATGCCCTGCCGGCGCTGCTCGGAGCCATCCTCATCGTCACCGCCCACCACTACGACCAGGTCAACCCCTTCACCATCTGGGGCTGCGTCGGGCTCGTCTTCGCCATGCGCATGGTGGCGGTCGTCCTCGATGTCCACGCACCCAAGCCGCTGCGCACCGGAGACCTCACATGA
- the dut gene encoding dUTP diphosphatase: MTGPSRVPSPALPVGVRRLDPGLPLPSYAHPGDAGADLHAAADVTIQPGERTLVPTGLALAIPDGWVGLVHPRSGLAARHGITIVNAPGTVDAGYRGEILVNLVNLDPRDPFTVRRGDRIAQLLVQQVARVDFHEVDSLEATPRGDTGHGASGGFGDHTPTTKD, translated from the coding sequence GTGACTGGCCCTTCTCGCGTTCCGTCGCCCGCACTGCCCGTCGGGGTCCGTCGGCTCGACCCGGGGCTCCCGCTGCCGTCGTACGCCCACCCCGGTGACGCGGGTGCCGACCTGCACGCCGCGGCGGACGTGACGATCCAACCGGGGGAGCGCACCCTCGTGCCGACCGGGCTGGCGCTGGCCATCCCGGACGGCTGGGTGGGGCTGGTGCACCCGCGCTCGGGACTGGCGGCCAGGCACGGCATCACCATCGTCAACGCCCCCGGCACGGTCGACGCCGGCTACCGGGGCGAGATCCTCGTCAACCTCGTCAACCTCGACCCGCGCGACCCCTTCACGGTGCGCCGTGGCGACCGCATCGCCCAGCTGCTGGTCCAGCAGGTGGCGCGGGTGGACTTCCACGAGGTTGATTCGCTCGAAGCCACCCCGCGGGGTGACACTGGACACGGTGCCAGTGGTGGCTTCGGCGACCACACCCCGACAACGAAGGACTGA
- a CDS encoding thymidine kinase: MAELVFFSGTMDCGKSTLALQMDHNHRARGRSGLIYTKLDRAGSDVLSSRLGLSTAAHEVSDDLDFWDAVVEHATNGLRVDFLICDEVQFYTPAQVEQLAKLVDEVGIDVFAFGITADFRTQLFPGSRRMIELADRVQVLQVEALCWCGRRATHNARVVDGVMVVEGEQVVVGDTKPGTETLVEYEVLCRRHFMRRMNSAAARAAATSPDVLPFDLDVCPVPQA, from the coding sequence GTGGCTGAGCTCGTCTTCTTCTCCGGGACCATGGACTGCGGCAAGTCGACCCTTGCGCTCCAGATGGACCACAACCACCGGGCGCGCGGGCGGTCCGGACTGATCTACACCAAGCTCGACCGCGCGGGCAGCGACGTCCTCTCGTCCCGGCTCGGGCTGTCCACCGCGGCCCACGAGGTCAGTGACGACCTCGACTTCTGGGACGCCGTGGTGGAACACGCCACCAACGGGCTGCGGGTCGACTTCCTGATCTGCGACGAGGTGCAGTTCTACACTCCCGCACAGGTCGAGCAGCTCGCCAAGCTCGTCGACGAGGTCGGCATCGACGTGTTCGCCTTCGGGATCACCGCGGACTTCCGCACCCAGCTGTTCCCCGGGTCGCGCCGGATGATCGAGCTCGCCGACCGGGTGCAGGTGCTCCAGGTCGAGGCGCTGTGCTGGTGCGGGCGCCGCGCCACCCACAACGCCCGCGTCGTCGACGGGGTCATGGTGGTCGAGGGCGAGCAGGTGGTCGTCGGCGACACCAAGCCGGGGACCGAGACCCTGGTCGAGTACGAGGTGCTGTGCCGCCGGCACTTCATGCGCCGGATGAACTCGGCCGCGGCGCGGGCCGCGGCCACCTCACCCGACGTGCTGCCCTTCGACCTCGACGTGTGTCCCGTCCCGCAGGCCTAG
- a CDS encoding inositol monophosphatase family protein, protein MDLPIPDEPTLHALEALAVEVACEAARLVVDERPANLGVSKTKSTATDVVTVMDQRAQDLIRTRLQAARPGDGFLGEEEGGTDGRSEITWVVDPIDGTVNYLYNIPSYAVSVAAVVGDPTTPGAWQPVAGAVVNPVSGELFRARTGAGAWLDGVPAVSASPPTMTARRLELAAPPTLGHALVGTGFGYDTARRQWQAAMLLDVLPQVRDIRRIGSAALDICAVAAGSLDAYYERGLNPWDMAAAWLVLVEAGGRFTGLSGEPPSDQMVVAAAPTLHTTLHEVVLRAAERAGDEAQAAL, encoded by the coding sequence ATGGACCTGCCGATCCCCGACGAACCCACCCTCCACGCCCTGGAGGCGCTCGCGGTGGAGGTCGCCTGCGAAGCCGCTCGCCTGGTGGTCGACGAGCGTCCTGCCAACCTCGGCGTCTCCAAGACCAAGAGCACCGCGACCGACGTCGTCACGGTGATGGACCAACGGGCCCAGGACCTGATCCGCACCCGCCTCCAGGCCGCCCGCCCCGGTGACGGCTTCCTCGGCGAGGAGGAGGGCGGCACCGACGGCCGCTCCGAGATCACCTGGGTGGTGGACCCCATCGACGGCACGGTCAACTACCTCTACAACATCCCCTCGTATGCCGTGTCCGTCGCCGCCGTGGTCGGCGACCCCACCACCCCCGGTGCGTGGCAGCCGGTGGCCGGAGCGGTGGTCAACCCGGTGTCCGGGGAGCTCTTCCGCGCCCGGACCGGCGCGGGCGCCTGGCTGGACGGCGTGCCCGCAGTCTCCGCGTCTCCGCCGACGATGACGGCGCGCCGCCTCGAGCTCGCGGCCCCGCCGACCCTGGGACACGCCCTGGTCGGCACCGGGTTCGGCTACGACACGGCTCGGCGCCAGTGGCAGGCCGCGATGCTGCTCGACGTGCTCCCGCAGGTGCGCGACATCCGCCGGATCGGGAGCGCTGCCCTCGACATCTGCGCGGTCGCCGCGGGCAGCCTCGACGCCTACTACGAGCGCGGCCTGAACCCGTGGGACATGGCCGCGGCCTGGCTCGTCCTGGTCGAGGCGGGAGGCCGGTTCACCGGCCTGTCCGGTGAACCCCCCAGTGACCAGATGGTGGTCGCCGCAGCGCCCACCCTGCACACCACGCTCCACGAGGTGGTGCTCCGAGCAGCGGAGCGGGCCGGCGACGAGGCTCAGGCTGCGCTGTAG
- a CDS encoding DUF4193 domain-containing protein, producing MATDYDAPRKTDDELSEDSIEELKSRRVDKSASSVDVDETEQAEGFELPGADLSGEELSVRVIPRQYDEFTCSRCFLVHHRSQLASESGGQMVCRECAA from the coding sequence ATGGCGACTGACTACGACGCGCCGCGCAAGACCGATGACGAGCTGTCCGAGGACTCGATCGAGGAGTTGAAGTCCCGTCGAGTCGACAAGAGCGCATCGAGCGTCGACGTCGACGAGACCGAGCAGGCCGAGGGCTTCGAGCTGCCCGGTGCGGACCTGTCCGGTGAAGAGCTCTCGGTGCGGGTCATCCCGCGCCAGTACGACGAGTTCACCTGCTCGCGGTGCTTCCTCGTCCACCACCGCAGCCAGCTGGCCTCCGAGTCCGGCGGGCAGATGGTGTGCCGGGAGTGCGCTGCATAG